The Hyalangium gracile genome includes a region encoding these proteins:
- the purN gene encoding phosphoribosylglycinamide formyltransferase: MSAGRARLGVLVSGSGSNLQALLDACAQADYPAEVACVVSNVPTAFALERARKARVPAVVMDHKAFASRVDFERALGEQLRKAGVEWVCLAGFMRLLSGEFLAGFPGRVLNIHPSLLPAFTGLHAQRQALERGVKIAGCTVHFVDAGTDTGPIIAQAAVPVLPGDDEASLSARILVEEHRLYPLAVRLAVTGKVTMEGARTRVEAEPTVGELSLRSPGAPR; the protein is encoded by the coding sequence ATGAGCGCGGGGCGGGCCCGGCTGGGCGTGCTCGTCTCCGGGAGCGGCAGCAACCTGCAGGCGCTGCTGGACGCCTGCGCGCAGGCGGACTACCCGGCCGAGGTGGCCTGCGTGGTGTCCAACGTGCCCACGGCGTTCGCGCTGGAGCGCGCGCGCAAGGCGCGAGTGCCCGCGGTGGTGATGGATCACAAGGCGTTCGCCTCCCGGGTGGACTTCGAGCGGGCGCTCGGGGAGCAACTGCGCAAGGCGGGCGTGGAGTGGGTGTGCCTGGCCGGCTTCATGCGGCTGCTGAGCGGGGAGTTCCTGGCGGGGTTTCCAGGGCGCGTGCTGAACATCCACCCTTCCCTGCTGCCGGCATTCACGGGGCTGCACGCGCAGCGGCAGGCGCTGGAGCGCGGGGTGAAGATCGCCGGGTGCACGGTGCACTTCGTGGACGCGGGGACGGACACGGGGCCGATCATCGCGCAGGCGGCGGTGCCGGTGCTGCCGGGGGATGACGAGGCGAGCCTGAGCGCGCGCATCCTCGTGGAGGAGCACCGGCTCTACCCGCTGGCGGTACGGCTGGCGGTGACGGGCAAGGTGACGATGGAAGGGGCGCGCACGCGGGTGGAGGCCGAGCCCACGGTGGGCGAGCTGAGCCTGCGCAGCCCGGGAGCGCCGCGATGA
- the purM gene encoding phosphoribosylformylglycinamidine cyclo-ligase gives MTTYKQAGVDIEAGDAFVERIKPYAARTMRPEVVAGVGGFGGLFALPPGKYREPVLVSGTDGVGTKLKVAFLAGRHDTVGIDLVAMSVNDILTCGAEPLFFLDYFATSRLEVDAAANVVKGIAQGCELAGCTLLGGETAEMPGFYTRGEYDLAGFCVGVVERSEIIDGRTVAPGDALIGLPSSGLHSNGYSLARKVLLEDRKLALTETPEGLDRPLADALLEPTRIYVKDVLALMKAVKVKGMAHITGSGIPGNLPRCLPDGTRAVLSEKAWARPPIFDVIARLGGVARDEMFSTFNMGLGLIVVVAKEDVAQALSTLNARGVKATEVGRVESGQGEATAVIEP, from the coding sequence GTGACGACCTACAAGCAGGCCGGAGTGGACATCGAGGCAGGCGACGCGTTCGTCGAGCGGATCAAGCCCTATGCCGCGCGGACGATGCGTCCGGAGGTGGTGGCCGGAGTGGGTGGCTTCGGAGGGCTGTTCGCCCTGCCGCCGGGCAAGTACCGCGAGCCGGTGCTGGTGTCGGGCACGGACGGGGTGGGCACGAAGCTGAAGGTGGCCTTCCTGGCGGGGCGGCACGACACGGTGGGCATCGACCTGGTGGCCATGTCGGTGAACGACATCCTCACCTGTGGCGCCGAGCCCCTGTTCTTCCTGGACTACTTCGCCACCTCGCGGCTGGAGGTGGACGCGGCGGCCAACGTGGTGAAGGGCATCGCGCAGGGCTGCGAGCTGGCCGGGTGCACGCTGCTCGGCGGCGAGACGGCGGAGATGCCGGGTTTCTACACGCGGGGCGAGTACGACCTGGCCGGCTTCTGCGTGGGCGTGGTGGAGCGCTCGGAGATCATCGACGGGCGGACGGTGGCGCCGGGCGATGCGCTCATCGGCCTGCCTTCGTCGGGGCTGCACTCGAACGGCTACTCGCTGGCGCGCAAGGTGCTGCTGGAGGACCGGAAGCTGGCGCTGACGGAGACGCCCGAGGGCCTGGATCGGCCGCTGGCGGACGCGCTGCTGGAGCCCACGCGCATCTACGTGAAGGATGTGCTGGCGCTGATGAAGGCGGTGAAGGTGAAGGGGATGGCGCACATCACCGGGAGCGGGATTCCGGGCAACCTGCCACGCTGCCTGCCGGATGGGACTCGGGCGGTGCTGAGCGAGAAGGCGTGGGCACGGCCGCCCATCTTCGACGTGATTGCCCGGCTGGGCGGCGTGGCGCGGGACGAGATGTTCTCCACCTTCAACATGGGGCTGGGGCTCATCGTGGTGGTGGCGAAGGAGGATGTGGCCCAGGCGCTGAGCACGTTGAACGCTCGGGGTGTGAAGGCCACGGAGGTGGGGCGAGTGGAGTCGGGACAGGGCGAGGCCACGGCGGTCATCGAGCCATGA
- a CDS encoding CHASE2 domain-containing protein produces MKTLLSRNRFEALALGLAVLFCALHVWVDDSPVIGSRGDGRQTPLLVRAVQIAEGRATDLQFALRGPRPAHPDVVVVAVDERSAQRYGLWPWPRDLVAKAIDRLREAGAGAVGLDMIFADEVADGRAQAYQGALEELERALQQAPESASALDAYRDELRRRAAISADAMLAAALARSPQVVQGVIAYPDTDREQFASKAEEWKQQLESHLIREFRGEILRSSPDGKVQTPPLEVDLSRLQSWTMESAQLPLPLFVKASERLGFFNMAADPDGTLRRVPLFALLQGPKGLIPSLELQTAAAYLGSEVEAVVVPSEHLVTGARLRRPDGKVLPLRVPLLEDEPFMLINYPGPSSSFTTLSLSDVVDGSFAPEAVRGKAVLVGVTLVGNFDQRVTPFSEIEPGVFVHAATLSNMLAQDFLTRPSEAQPLELLFMFGAAVLLARLLPRVRFAWKLGAITLLVAAWLTVDQLLFTRGIQVATVLPLTSLVTSAFAVIFLGYFSVDAEKARLRDTFQHYLDASVMEQVLQHPEKLKLGGERKELTVLFSDIRGFTSISERLSPEQLVAFINEYLTPMTGVVFENGGTLDKYIGDAIMAFWGAPVDQPDHALRACATALGFLEKLGPLRSRWRAAGLPEVDIGVGINTGLMNVGHMGTQNRFNYTVMGDAVNLASRLEGLTKAYDTRILISAGTYAQTKGHVTARRLGVVRVKGKREPTDIYELRAMGAPAGRDADAIQAFEAGVARFLSRDFPEAEAHFRQVLALWPEDAPSLRYLEEINTLKWNRPGPDWDGVFTATTK; encoded by the coding sequence ATGAAGACACTTCTCTCCCGCAACCGCTTCGAGGCCCTCGCCCTGGGGCTCGCCGTCCTGTTCTGCGCCCTGCACGTGTGGGTGGACGACTCCCCCGTCATCGGGAGCCGCGGGGACGGCCGACAGACTCCCTTGCTCGTCCGAGCGGTGCAGATCGCCGAGGGCCGCGCCACGGACCTCCAGTTCGCCCTCCGGGGCCCGCGTCCCGCCCACCCGGATGTCGTCGTCGTGGCCGTGGACGAGCGGAGCGCCCAGCGCTACGGGCTCTGGCCCTGGCCGAGGGACCTGGTGGCCAAGGCCATCGACCGCCTGCGCGAGGCCGGGGCGGGAGCGGTGGGGCTGGACATGATCTTCGCCGACGAGGTCGCCGACGGCCGCGCCCAGGCCTACCAGGGTGCCCTCGAGGAGCTCGAGCGGGCGTTACAGCAGGCCCCCGAGAGCGCCTCCGCCCTCGACGCCTACCGGGACGAGCTGCGCCGCCGGGCCGCCATCAGCGCGGACGCCATGCTGGCTGCGGCGCTCGCCCGCTCCCCGCAGGTGGTCCAGGGCGTCATCGCCTATCCCGACACGGACCGGGAGCAGTTCGCCAGCAAGGCCGAGGAGTGGAAGCAGCAGCTCGAGTCCCACCTCATCCGCGAGTTCCGAGGGGAGATCCTCCGGAGCTCGCCCGACGGCAAGGTCCAGACGCCGCCGCTGGAGGTGGACCTCTCCCGGCTCCAGAGCTGGACCATGGAGTCCGCCCAGCTCCCGCTGCCCCTGTTCGTCAAGGCCAGCGAGCGCCTGGGCTTCTTCAACATGGCCGCGGATCCGGACGGCACCCTGCGGCGCGTGCCGCTCTTCGCCCTGCTCCAGGGCCCCAAGGGGCTGATCCCCTCGCTGGAACTCCAGACTGCGGCCGCCTACCTGGGCTCCGAGGTGGAGGCGGTGGTCGTCCCCTCGGAGCACCTCGTCACAGGTGCCCGCCTGCGCCGGCCGGACGGCAAGGTGCTGCCCCTGCGCGTGCCCCTGCTGGAGGACGAGCCCTTCATGCTCATCAACTACCCGGGGCCCTCCAGCAGCTTCACCACCCTGAGCCTGTCCGACGTGGTGGACGGCTCCTTCGCGCCCGAGGCGGTGCGCGGCAAGGCGGTGCTCGTCGGCGTCACGCTGGTGGGCAACTTCGACCAGCGCGTCACCCCCTTCAGCGAGATCGAGCCCGGCGTCTTCGTCCACGCCGCCACGCTCTCCAACATGCTCGCCCAGGACTTCCTCACGCGGCCGTCGGAGGCGCAGCCGCTGGAGCTGCTGTTCATGTTCGGCGCCGCCGTGCTGCTGGCCCGCCTGCTGCCCCGCGTGCGCTTCGCCTGGAAGCTGGGGGCCATCACGCTCCTGGTGGCCGCCTGGCTCACCGTGGATCAGCTCCTCTTCACCCGGGGCATCCAGGTGGCCACCGTGCTGCCGCTGACCAGCCTGGTCACCTCCGCCTTCGCCGTCATCTTCCTGGGCTACTTCTCCGTGGACGCGGAGAAGGCCCGCCTGCGCGACACCTTCCAGCACTACCTGGACGCCAGCGTCATGGAGCAGGTGCTCCAGCACCCCGAGAAGCTCAAGCTGGGCGGCGAGCGCAAGGAGCTCACCGTCCTCTTCTCGGACATCCGCGGCTTCACCTCCATCTCGGAGCGCCTGTCTCCCGAGCAGCTCGTCGCCTTCATCAACGAGTACCTCACCCCCATGACGGGCGTCGTCTTCGAGAACGGGGGCACGCTCGACAAGTACATCGGCGACGCCATCATGGCCTTCTGGGGCGCGCCCGTGGATCAGCCGGACCACGCCCTGCGCGCCTGCGCCACCGCCCTGGGCTTCCTGGAGAAGCTGGGCCCGCTGCGCTCCCGCTGGCGCGCCGCCGGCCTGCCCGAGGTGGACATCGGCGTGGGCATCAACACCGGCCTCATGAACGTGGGCCACATGGGCACGCAGAACCGCTTCAACTACACCGTCATGGGTGACGCGGTGAACCTGGCCTCCCGCCTCGAGGGCCTCACCAAGGCCTATGACACCCGGATCCTGATCTCCGCCGGCACCTACGCCCAGACGAAGGGCCACGTCACCGCCCGCCGCCTGGGCGTGGTGCGCGTCAAGGGCAAGCGCGAGCCCACCGACATCTACGAATTGCGCGCCATGGGGGCCCCCGCTGGCAGGGACGCCGACGCCATCCAGGCCTTCGAGGCCGGCGTGGCGCGCTTCCTCTCCCGGGACTTTCCCGAGGCCGAGGCCCACTTCCGCCAGGTGCTCGCCCTCTGGCCCGAGGACGCCCCCAGCCTCCGCTACCTGGAGGAGATCAATACGCTCAAGTGGAATCGTCCCGGACCGGACTGGGATGGGGTGTTCACCGCGACCACGAAGTAG
- a CDS encoding Crp/Fnr family transcriptional regulator: protein MGAEETLFQRFGKEFAKGTVLFQEGEPGKDMFVLQSGKISISKKVRDVEKVLAVLGPGEFFGEMAIISNKPRNATATVMEDAKLLVIDPKTFEAMIRGNAEIAVRMIKKLAERLSEADAQIENLLLSDPASRVVHQVLQVCQTRGRPMEEGIEVDFPVRELPRLIGVGEPAIRHMLDRLERAGLIERSGDRLTVYDTARLHDFLQYLEMKWKFGDL from the coding sequence ATGGGCGCCGAGGAAACCCTCTTTCAACGTTTCGGCAAGGAGTTTGCCAAGGGCACGGTCCTCTTCCAGGAGGGAGAGCCGGGCAAGGACATGTTCGTCCTTCAGTCCGGGAAGATCTCCATCTCCAAGAAGGTACGGGACGTGGAGAAGGTGCTCGCCGTGCTCGGGCCCGGCGAGTTCTTCGGGGAGATGGCCATCATCTCCAACAAGCCCCGCAACGCCACCGCCACGGTGATGGAGGACGCCAAGCTCCTCGTCATCGATCCCAAGACGTTCGAGGCGATGATCCGCGGCAACGCCGAGATCGCCGTGCGGATGATCAAGAAGCTGGCTGAGCGTCTGTCCGAGGCCGACGCCCAGATCGAGAACCTGCTGCTGTCCGATCCCGCCAGCCGCGTGGTCCACCAGGTGCTCCAGGTCTGCCAGACGCGCGGCCGGCCCATGGAAGAGGGCATCGAGGTGGACTTCCCCGTCCGCGAGCTCCCTCGCCTGATCGGTGTGGGTGAACCTGCCATCCGCCACATGCTCGATCGCCTGGAGCGCGCCGGGCTCATCGAGCGCAGCGGTGACAGACTGACCGTGTATGACACGGCGAGGCTGCACGACTTTCTGCAGTACCTCGAGATGAAGTGGAAGTTCGGAGACCTCTAG
- a CDS encoding MBL fold metallo-hydrolase, whose amino-acid sequence MKLQVLGCHGGELPSCRTTCFLVDDVLALDAGALTSTLTLDQLCRVDDILVGHSHFDHIKDLPLLADLVIGRRDRPVTIHASRECARSLREYMFNNSLWPDFTAIPTKKNPVLRIKAFRAGSTFQVGRYSVQSIPVSHPVESCGFVISNGQSSMAMSGDTGPTDKLWQVLNGVKNLKALLLETSFPNALQELADLSGHLTPRTVQQELAKFERNGTSVLLYHLKPAFVSQLKRELSGLPVEILELGDTFEF is encoded by the coding sequence GTGAAGCTGCAAGTCCTCGGCTGTCACGGTGGCGAGCTGCCCTCGTGCCGGACCACATGCTTCCTCGTGGACGACGTGCTCGCGCTGGACGCGGGGGCGCTCACGAGCACGCTCACGCTCGATCAGCTCTGCAGGGTGGACGACATCCTCGTTGGCCACAGCCACTTCGACCACATCAAGGACTTGCCGCTGTTGGCCGACCTGGTGATCGGCCGGCGGGACCGCCCCGTCACCATCCACGCCTCGCGCGAGTGCGCCCGGTCGCTGCGCGAGTACATGTTCAACAACTCGCTCTGGCCGGACTTCACCGCCATTCCCACCAAGAAGAACCCGGTGCTGCGCATCAAGGCGTTCCGCGCCGGCAGCACCTTCCAGGTGGGCCGCTACAGCGTGCAGTCCATCCCGGTGAGCCACCCGGTGGAGTCCTGCGGCTTCGTCATCTCCAACGGCCAGTCCTCCATGGCCATGAGCGGCGACACGGGGCCCACCGACAAGCTGTGGCAGGTGCTCAACGGGGTGAAGAACCTCAAGGCGCTGCTGCTGGAGACCAGCTTCCCCAACGCGCTGCAGGAGCTGGCGGACCTGTCCGGCCACCTCACGCCCCGCACCGTGCAGCAGGAGCTGGCCAAGTTCGAGCGCAACGGCACCAGCGTGCTGCTCTACCACCTCAAGCCGGCCTTCGTGAGCCAGCTCAAGCGCGAGCTGTCCGGACTCCCAGTGGAAATCCTGGAGCTGGGCGACACCTTCGAGTTCTGA
- the accD gene encoding acetyl-CoA carboxylase, carboxyltransferase subunit beta produces MAWFSKKPRISTRQEPTAEEQPSRMQGLWAKCESCDEIIYRQELEKNWMVCPHCEHHHPWTARARLGGLLDPDSFEEFDKELEPQDPLGFADSKKYKDRLKSTRKNLGENDAFISGVGRIEGHQVSVGCFVFEFMGGSMGSVVGEKVTRVFERAYELKCSALIFSASGGARMQEGIFSLMQMAKTSAAIARFRTGNKPYVSVMLHPTTGGVAASFAWLGDIILAEPKALIGFAGPRVIEQTIRQKLPEGFQRSEFLLEHGMIDAIVPRKELRTKLGQVLGLLG; encoded by the coding sequence ATGGCCTGGTTCTCCAAGAAGCCCCGTATCTCCACCCGCCAGGAGCCCACCGCTGAAGAACAGCCCTCGCGCATGCAGGGCTTGTGGGCCAAGTGCGAGAGCTGTGACGAGATCATCTACCGGCAGGAGCTGGAGAAGAACTGGATGGTGTGCCCGCACTGCGAGCACCACCACCCGTGGACGGCGCGCGCCCGGCTGGGCGGCCTGCTGGATCCGGACAGCTTCGAGGAGTTCGACAAGGAGCTGGAGCCGCAGGATCCGCTCGGGTTCGCCGACTCGAAGAAGTACAAGGACCGGCTCAAGTCCACGCGCAAGAACCTGGGAGAGAACGACGCGTTCATCTCCGGGGTGGGCCGCATCGAGGGCCACCAGGTGTCGGTGGGCTGCTTCGTGTTCGAGTTCATGGGCGGCTCCATGGGCTCGGTGGTGGGCGAGAAGGTGACGCGCGTGTTCGAGCGCGCGTACGAGCTGAAGTGCTCGGCGCTGATCTTCTCGGCCTCCGGCGGCGCGCGCATGCAGGAGGGCATCTTCTCGCTGATGCAGATGGCGAAGACGTCCGCGGCCATCGCGCGGTTCCGCACCGGCAACAAGCCCTACGTCTCGGTGATGCTGCACCCGACGACGGGCGGCGTGGCGGCCTCGTTCGCCTGGCTGGGGGACATCATCCTGGCCGAGCCCAAGGCGCTCATCGGCTTCGCGGGCCCGCGCGTCATCGAGCAGACGATCCGCCAGAAGCTCCCGGAGGGCTTCCAGCGCTCGGAGTTCCTGCTGGAGCACGGGATGATCGACGCCATCGTCCCGCGCAAGGAATTGCGGACGAAGCTGGGGCAGGTCCTCGGCCTGCTGGGCTGA
- a CDS encoding nucleoside-diphosphate sugar epimerase/dehydratase → MAQGVIGEVLPGADRPGDPWDGSPRWSPHFRSLYVLVLDGAITVGALFCAALVRFDGTMPAQWQAALEQRLPLLLALRLAAVIGFGLHRWSFRSSGLSEAGRLVMANALATVAFEASRSFFHFEPLPRSVIALEFFFTTTLMGVYRFAPRMARQWYLDQRRSRARGARRTIIVGAGSAGDLLLRDLLSTPEGPWHVIGLVDDDPGKRGTFLNGKPVLGSIEALPELVTKHRVSQVLIAIPRLSPERIRHILGLCKHQSVSFKIIPASFAWLDQKITAAMLHDLSPEHLLPRDAIAFDQEEMHKLVAGRRILVTGGAGSIGSEIARQVAGHAPASLVLLDINENELYLLVRQLQERHPQLKVSSIVADIRDLDRLMRVGLEHRPQYVFHAAAHKHVPLMEDSPEEAIKNNVFGTQNVALMADACGAERFVLISTDKAVHPSSVMGASKRLAEMVIRDIASHSRTAFTAVRFGNVLGSAGSVVPLFKQQIQRGGPVTVTHPDCTRYFMTIPEAVGLVVMAGLGGYGELCILDMGAPVRIAELAANMITMAGMVVGKDIAIVYTGLRPGEKLEETLLSEEEERTHQVRNRIKVAQSPAPPPDFHERLERLGRAARAGDVLGVKLALCGLIPTYTPSKLGGAVPVADQTSSAQFRVVQ, encoded by the coding sequence ATGGCGCAAGGAGTGATCGGAGAAGTTCTTCCGGGGGCCGATCGTCCAGGCGATCCGTGGGATGGGAGTCCACGGTGGTCGCCCCACTTCCGCTCGCTGTACGTCCTGGTGCTGGACGGGGCGATCACGGTGGGGGCCCTCTTCTGCGCGGCGCTGGTGCGCTTCGATGGGACGATGCCCGCGCAGTGGCAGGCGGCGCTCGAGCAGCGGTTGCCGTTGCTGCTCGCGCTGCGCCTGGCCGCGGTGATCGGGTTCGGGCTGCACCGCTGGTCCTTCCGCAGCTCGGGGCTGAGCGAGGCGGGGCGGCTCGTCATGGCCAACGCCCTGGCCACGGTGGCGTTCGAGGCCAGCCGGTCCTTCTTCCACTTCGAGCCCCTGCCGCGCTCGGTGATCGCGCTGGAGTTCTTCTTCACCACGACGCTGATGGGCGTCTACCGGTTCGCCCCGCGGATGGCGCGGCAGTGGTACCTGGATCAGCGGCGCTCGCGGGCGCGCGGCGCGCGGCGGACGATCATCGTCGGGGCGGGCAGCGCGGGAGATCTGCTGCTGCGCGATCTGCTGAGCACGCCGGAGGGCCCGTGGCACGTCATCGGGCTGGTGGACGACGATCCGGGCAAGCGCGGCACGTTCCTCAACGGCAAGCCGGTGCTCGGGTCCATCGAGGCGCTGCCGGAGCTGGTGACGAAGCACCGCGTGAGCCAGGTGCTGATCGCCATCCCCCGCCTGTCCCCCGAGCGCATCCGGCACATCCTGGGCCTGTGCAAGCACCAGAGCGTGAGCTTCAAGATCATCCCCGCCTCGTTCGCGTGGCTCGATCAGAAGATCACCGCGGCGATGCTGCACGATCTCAGCCCGGAGCACCTGCTGCCCCGGGACGCCATCGCGTTCGACCAGGAGGAGATGCACAAGCTGGTCGCGGGGCGCCGCATCCTCGTCACCGGAGGAGCGGGCTCCATCGGCAGTGAGATCGCGCGCCAGGTGGCGGGGCACGCGCCCGCCTCGCTCGTGCTGCTGGACATCAACGAGAACGAGCTCTACCTGCTGGTGCGCCAGCTCCAGGAGCGCCACCCGCAGCTGAAGGTGAGCTCCATCGTGGCGGACATCCGGGACCTGGACCGGCTGATGCGGGTGGGCCTGGAGCACCGGCCGCAGTACGTGTTCCACGCGGCGGCGCACAAGCACGTGCCGCTGATGGAGGACTCGCCCGAGGAGGCCATCAAGAACAACGTCTTCGGGACCCAGAACGTGGCGCTGATGGCGGACGCCTGTGGCGCGGAGCGCTTCGTGCTCATCTCCACGGACAAGGCGGTCCATCCCAGCTCGGTGATGGGGGCGTCCAAGCGGCTGGCGGAGATGGTCATCCGTGACATCGCGAGCCACTCGCGCACGGCCTTCACGGCGGTCCGCTTCGGCAACGTGCTCGGCTCGGCCGGCAGCGTGGTGCCCCTGTTCAAGCAGCAGATCCAGCGCGGCGGGCCCGTCACGGTGACGCACCCGGACTGCACCCGCTACTTCATGACGATCCCCGAGGCGGTGGGGCTCGTGGTGATGGCGGGGCTGGGGGGCTACGGGGAGCTGTGCATCCTCGACATGGGGGCGCCGGTGCGCATCGCCGAGCTCGCCGCGAACATGATCACCATGGCGGGCATGGTGGTGGGCAAGGACATCGCCATCGTCTACACGGGGCTGCGTCCCGGGGAGAAGCTCGAGGAGACGCTGCTGAGCGAGGAGGAGGAGCGCACCCACCAGGTGCGCAACCGCATCAAGGTGGCCCAGAGCCCGGCGCCGCCGCCGGACTTCCACGAGCGGCTCGAGCGGCTGGGGCGGGCCGCGCGCGCCGGTGACGTGCTGGGCGTGAAGCTCGCGCTCTGCGGCCTCATCCCGACGTACACCCCGTCGAAGCTCGGCGGTGCGGTCCCCGTGGCGGACCAGACCTCGAGCGCTCAGTTCCGGGTCGTGCAGTAG
- a CDS encoding GNAT family N-acetyltransferase, translating to MVTTHLRAILSPDEGKLALSTDYFRSEHHLRAEGVTHTLIIDGGPEGALFLPLIVRPIPGTPYRDAVSPYGYPGGVMDRLREVPKHAVDWKGTELVSIFVRDRIMGPRCFAEGTERNEVFFIDSRRPITFRETHRRHLRRNFRLGFVNTCRPVLEASLEERECFKELYRQTMVRDEASSRYFFSDAYFESLLCSPAAWLAMTRAPEGHIASAAIGVASDGVLHYYLGGTANADLARSPAKNVFVALTELSSQLGLPLNLGGGIQPGDGLEDFKRGFSNASFRLRTHEIICEPAVYSRLAETHTADNYFPAYRVPRR from the coding sequence ATGGTGACGACGCACTTGAGGGCCATCCTGAGCCCCGATGAAGGCAAGCTGGCGCTGTCCACGGACTACTTCCGCTCGGAGCACCACCTGCGCGCGGAGGGCGTCACGCACACCCTCATCATCGACGGCGGCCCGGAGGGCGCGCTGTTCCTCCCGCTCATCGTCCGGCCCATCCCGGGCACGCCCTATCGCGACGCCGTCTCCCCCTATGGCTATCCCGGTGGGGTGATGGACCGGCTGCGCGAGGTGCCCAAGCACGCGGTGGACTGGAAGGGCACCGAGCTGGTCAGCATCTTCGTGCGCGACCGCATCATGGGCCCCCGCTGCTTCGCGGAGGGCACGGAGCGCAACGAGGTGTTCTTCATCGACTCCCGCCGCCCCATCACCTTCCGGGAGACGCACCGCCGGCACCTGCGACGCAACTTCCGCCTGGGCTTCGTGAACACCTGCCGCCCGGTGCTCGAGGCCTCGCTCGAGGAGCGCGAGTGCTTCAAGGAGCTCTACCGGCAGACCATGGTCCGCGACGAGGCGAGCTCCCGGTACTTCTTCTCGGACGCGTACTTCGAGAGCCTGCTCTGCTCCCCCGCCGCCTGGCTGGCGATGACTCGCGCGCCGGAGGGCCACATCGCCTCCGCGGCGATCGGCGTCGCCAGCGACGGCGTGCTGCACTACTACCTGGGCGGTACGGCGAACGCGGACCTGGCCCGCTCCCCCGCCAAGAACGTCTTCGTGGCGCTGACCGAGCTCTCCTCCCAGCTCGGGCTCCCCCTCAACCTGGGGGGAGGCATCCAGCCGGGGGACGGCCTCGAGGACTTCAAGCGGGGCTTCTCCAACGCGAGCTTCCGCCTCCGCACCCACGAGATCATCTGCGAGCCGGCGGTGTACTCCCGTCTCGCGGAGACCCACACCGCCGACAACTACTTCCCGGCCTACCGGGTGCCTCGCCGCTGA